The Terriglobia bacterium genome has a window encoding:
- a CDS encoding ThuA domain-containing protein encodes MVWGGAMHEPRQCVDIFAPWLIEQGFDVEISQTLDSYLDAEKMKSLSLVVQSITAGKITAQQEKGLLDALKNGVGMAGWHGGMADSFRGETEYEFMVGGIWVAHPGGIIDYEVSITNHDDPITRDLTDFKMHSEQYYLLVDPSVEVLATTVFSGQDAPWIQGSVMPVVWKKMYGKGRIFYSSLGHSAADFNVPQAREIVKRGMLWAARVPASGDDPKTTNPYLPLLKK; translated from the coding sequence ATGGTTTGGGGCGGGGCTATGCACGAACCCAGGCAGTGTGTGGATATTTTCGCCCCCTGGCTCATCGAACAGGGTTTTGACGTCGAGATTTCCCAGACGCTCGATTCCTATCTGGACGCCGAAAAGATGAAATCATTATCGCTCGTTGTCCAGTCCATCACCGCAGGCAAGATCACTGCGCAGCAGGAAAAAGGGCTTCTTGATGCGCTCAAGAACGGTGTGGGCATGGCCGGCTGGCACGGTGGCATGGCGGACTCCTTCCGGGGGGAGACGGAGTACGAGTTTATGGTCGGCGGCATCTGGGTGGCCCATCCGGGTGGCATCATCGATTACGAGGTCAGCATCACCAACCATGACGATCCCATCACCAGGGATCTGACCGATTTCAAGATGCATTCGGAGCAGTATTACCTGCTCGTCGATCCCAGTGTCGAGGTCCTGGCCACCACCGTGTTTTCAGGACAGGATGCCCCCTGGATCCAGGGCTCGGTCATGCCGGTCGTGTGGAAGAAGATGTACGGCAAGGGCCGGATTTTCTACTCATCGCTCGGCCACTCCGCAGCGGATTTCAACGTGCCGCAGGCGCGCGAGATCGTCAAGCGCGGCATGCTGTGGGCCGCGCGCGTTCCCGCTTCAGGCGACGATCCCAAAACGACCAATCCTTACCTGCCACTCCTCAAGAAATGA